In Pectobacterium actinidiae, the DNA window GGCTTTTTGTCGCGCAGCACGTCCAGGTAGCTCAGCACGCGAGGGTGATCGATGCCTGCAATCGCGGGAGTTCGCGGCACGATGCCACAGGCCAGAATCACGTCATCAAAACCGAGTAAATCGGCAGCGGTTGCCTGCGTACTTAGACGCAGTGTGACGCCGAGCAATTCCAGTTGCCGACGGTAGTAGCGCAGCGTTTCATAAAATTCCGCTTTTCCGGGTACCTGTTTGGCAATATTGAACTGTCCGCCGATATAGGAAGACGATTCAAACAGCGTGATCTGATGGCCGCGTGCGGCGGCGTTGACGGCAAAAGCCATGCCCGCAGGCCCCGCGCCGACCACCGCAAAGCGTTTACCGACTCTGGCGGGTTGGATCGGCAGTTCGGTTTCGTGGCAGGCGCGCGGGTTGACCAGACAGGACGTGATCTTGCCAGCGAAAATCTGATCGAGGCAGGCCTGATTGCAGCCGATGCAGGTATTGATTTCATCGGCACGTCCCGATTGCGCTTTTGCCACTAGTTCTGCATCGGCGAGAAAAGGACGTGCCATCGACACCATGTCAGCACAGCCTTCGGCCAGCAGTTGTTCGGCCACGCCGGGATCGTTGATGCGGTTGGTGGTAATCAGCGGGATGCGGACTTTCCCCATCAGCTTCTGCGTCACCCAGCCGAAGGCACCGCGCGGCACCAGCGTGGCGATAGTCGGAATGCGCGCTTCGTGCCAGCCGATGCCCGTATTGATGAGGGTCGCGCCCGCCTGTTCAATGGCCTGCGCCAGTTGCACAATTTCTTGCCAGCTTGAGCCTTCTTCTATGAGGTCGAGCATGGATAAACGATAAATCAGAATGAAGTTCGGCCCTGTTCGCTCCCGCACCGCGCGAACAATCTCAAGCGCGAAGCGGCTACGGCGCTGAAAATCGCCGCCCCATTCGTCGTCGCGATGGTTGGTGTGCGTCACCAGAAACTGATTAATCAGGTAGCCTTCCGAACCCATGATTTCCACGCCATCGTAACCGGCCTGCTGCGCCAATGCGGCGCAACGAGCAAAGTCGTTGATGGTTTGCACAATCTCCTGCGTACTCATTTCTCGTGGCGCAAAGCGGTTAATCGGTGCCTGAATGGCTGATGGCGCGACTGGCTCGGGCTGATAGCTGTAGCGTCCGGCGTGGAGAATTTGCAGCGCGATTTTCCCGCCTGCGTTGTGTACCGCCTGCGTCAGTGCCCGATGATGCGTCAGCTGCGCCTCGTCATGTAAGGTCGCGCCGCCTTTGGCAACGGCACCTTTCGCATTGGGCGCGATTCCACCTGTGACAATCAGGCCAACGCCGCCTTGCGCTCGTTCACGGTAAAATGCCGCCAGCCTTTCGGTGCCGTCTGGGTGTTCTTCCAAACCCGTATGCATGGATCCCATCACTACGCGGTTCTTTAACGTCGTGAAGCCAAGATCGAGTGGGGAAAGCAGCGTAGGGTAGGCAGTCATTGCACTCTCCGGTGAAGTCAACTGGTCTGATGAGTTATAGTGTTCAATCTAGCGGTAATTGAGAGAGTTGTGAAATTTATGTTTATTTATTGTGATTGATGTCATTGCTAACCATGGGGAGAAGCGTGTGCAGACAAGGGATCGTGCGCTGGAGTGTTTGTTGTCGGGGGCGTGTGACATTATAATCCGCGAGTTTATTGGGCAAAGGTATCGTTATGCGGGTGGAAGAGTTGGAATATCGGCTGGATAGCGCACTTCGGGCGTTAGAGCAAAGCGTTCAGCGTCAGCAGCAGACGTGGCGTCAGGAACATCAGTCCCTCCAGCAGCAGTTGCTTCAGGCGAAAGAGCGTGACGTTTACCTTTGTGCGCAGATTGAACGGCTCTCTGCGCAACTGAGTGTCATGGATAGTTCGCCGGAGCGCAATCCACTGATTCAGAAAATGAAGGTCATTCATGCCCATCTTGATGTGTTGGCACAAGAAGCTAGCGCTTTTAGACGTTCACTGCGGTAATCGCACCGCAGTATCAGTATTATGATGATGCGTCGTTAACGCCCTATTTCGTTAACGTAATGCTTCCGCTTCCTTACACAATTCTTCCTCATTCTCCATAATTGCCGCAAATGTGGAGCCGACACTTGCAGAGATTTACCCTTGCTCTAATTAACTGAAGGTGTCGAGCCTATACTTTCTCTCGTAGCACGGCACTCGCCGTCGACAAATCAATTCAGAGAGAGGAATAGAATATGCGTAAACTCACTGCAATGCTGGTTGCTTCTTCTTTGGCATTGGGCGCGGCAGGTATCGCGCATGCTAATGACGCACCGAAAGGTCCTGGCCCGGAACACAAGATGATGATGAAAGAGGGTCGGGAGCATCGTGGCATGATGGGGCCGGATGCGATGTTTAAGGAGCTGAATTTGACAGAAGCGCAGAAGCAGCAAATTAAAGACATCATGAAAGCGTCTCGTGAGAAAATGCACAAAGCGATGCAGGATGACCGCCGTGATATGCATAGCCTGGTCGCCTCCGATACGTTTGATGCTGCAAAAGCCCAGGCGCAGTTGGATAAAGCCGACGCAGTGCACAAGGCCAGAATGCTTAACGGACTGGAAACCAAAAACAAAATTTACAACGTTCTGACGCCAGAACAGAAAAAGCAGTACAACGACAACTTTGAAAAACGGCTGACTCAACCGCCAAAACCTGACGACAAGCCTGTCCCAGCGGAATAACGCGTTATTTCATGAATTGACGCGATAGCTAAAATACCCAAGTTAGTAGACCACCGGATTGACGTATTACCTCATCGGTAATGCTTCGACCCGGTGGTTTTTTTATTTATTTTCACTCCAGCATCATACTGTGAGTAGGGAAATGATTAATGCTATTCTCATGCGGAGACAGCAGGTGAAATGATCGGACAGCGGGCGGTAAAGGACAGATGAATCAGGATTTGATGTTGAAAACGATAAAGTTCATGCCGTTTTTGTTCCTGACTACCCTGATAGTGAGCTGTCTGGGATTTCGGTTTCGAGTGTTGGATGAGCTGTCGCTGTTTTGGCCTGCCAACATTCTGGTTTTTTGCCTCATGATTAGTTTCAGAACCAGAAAAGGGGCGATAAAAGGTAAAACGCTCTCTGTCTGTATCGGTTTTCTGGTGAGTTATGCGGCGATGCTGTCGGCCGCGTTACTGATGGACAATAACTCACCGTTAAAAACCAAGGTGTTGTTATGTTTGTGCAACATGGTCTTTGTGGTATCGGCCTGGTGCGCCTTTTGCCTGTTGTGTCGGTTTACCGGAAAGTGGTCGACCTTTGAAAAATTCAGCAAATATTACGTCTATATTATTTTTGCTTCGACGTTTGTCGGTGCGTTCTTATCCGGCGTGGCGTATGGGTTGTATGCCTATGTCTATGATACGGGGAACCGCTATGCCGAGTTTATGGACTGGTTCAGCGAACAGTTGGGAACCGGCATTATCCTCGCGTTCTTTTTCCTACGCGGCAAAGATATCCTGCGTGCGCTACGGAATATTCCGCTGTGCCCTAAGCACATCAGAGAAAATATCTTTCCCCTTCTGCTCTTCATCATCTTCTTATTAGTGAGTCTGTTTTTTCTGGATGCCAGCCTGATTACGCTGTCCGTTATTCCACTCACGTTGTGTGCGTTCAATTACTCTTTTCCGGTCATGTCGTTGCTCTGTGCGATTACCGGCGTGATACTGAATTATCTCTATATTAATCAGGTCGGTATACTCATCGATTCGAATTCCGAAGCTTACATTAATTCGTTTCTGACCACGGCGCGGCTGAACATCGCGATGCTTATTATGGCGATGTTAAGCGTCTCCCATTTTGTCTCGATGAACCGGCGACTGATTAAAATTATTGAAAGCGGTAGCCGGAAGGATGCGCTCACCAATACTTTCAATCGTCGGGCGTTTCTCAGCATGTTGAATGGGAAGCAGAATGCACTGGAGTATAAGAAAAAGCGCCAATTAACACTGCTATTTCTGGATATCGACTATTTTAAGCAGGTCAACGATACCTACGGCCATGCCAGCGGTGATGAACTGATCGCTAGCTTTTCCCGTATGCTGAGCGCAAATATTCGGGCGAGTGACATTCTTTGCCGCTGGGGTGGCGAAGAGTTTGTCATTGCGGCTTATGATCTGACGGCTGAGCAATCTGAAGCGATGGCCGAAACGCTGCGGCATCTTACGGAATCCACAGCGCTTACGCTGCCGGATGGGCGGGAAATCCATTTTACGGTCAGTATTGGTGTTGCCGTATTTGCCCAGTATGAAGGCGATAATATTGACGATCTGATCGGGCTGGCGGACGAGCAACTGTACAAAGCGAAGGCGCAGGGGCGTAATCGTATCTGCATGCGTCTGGTCGAGGACGCTTGAATCTTCCCTTGACCTTCCCCTTACTGGAACGTCTACCCTCAAAACGTACTGTGACTGATTGAGAGGTTGTGATGAAGAAAGTCCATTTGTTATTAACGGCAGCATTGCTGGTTCCGTTTCTCTCGTTTGCCGCCGACAGCGCGCACAGCGGCCATGGTTCTGCGAACGACGCGTCGTCTTCCCAGCAGGCGTATAAGAAAGGGATGGATGCGATGCATAGCGAGATGATGGAAGGGATGCAGGCTACCGATCCTGATATTGCCTTCGCCAAAGGGATGATTGCGCACCATCGTGGCGCGATTGATATGGCGAAGACGGAACTGCAATATGGCAAAGATCCGGAATTGCGCAAGCTGGCGGAAGAGATTATTAAGGCCCAGCAGCCAGAGATCGACCAAATGGAAGCCTGGCTGAAGAAGCAGAGTAAGCCGTAACATTGCTGATGGTGCTTCTTTTGGGAAGCGCCATTCCGTTTTTACGGCGCCATAGGCAGGGCCATGTTGCCTAATGGGTAAAAATTTAGTGACTGTTTTCACAGAATAAAACGTGGAGATAGCTTTCTTCACATTAACTTGTTAGAAAACAGGAAAGGACGTCACCAGAATATTCTGGGCGAGACCTGGATAAAGCAGCGTATAGCACGTTGCTTTATCCAGGTTTTTTTTTGCTTATTTTCCAGCTGTCCAGCGGACAACAAGCGGGATGACGTGTATTAGGCAGTTGCAGCCATTGACGAAACGGGAAGTCATTATGAATAGCAAAGTGCTCGCTGAAAATATTCTGGAGTTAGTCGGAGGAGAGACGAACGTTTCTACTCTGGTGCATTGTGCAACACGCCTGCGCTTTAAGATTGTTGACCACAGCAAAGTGGATGTGGCTGCGCTGGAGGCGCTGGACGGCGTCATTACGGTGGTCAACGCGTCAGGACAATTGCAGGTGGTGATTGGTAATCGGGTGCCCGAGGTTTACCGCGCCTTTGGTTCAATCTCCAAACTGCTGGAGGACGGTGACGGTAAACGTCAGGCGACGGAAAGCGAGCAATCGACTTCAGCTATGGGACGACTGATTGATCTGGTTGCGGGGATCTTTACCCCATTGCTGGGGGCGATGGCGGCAGCGGGGGTGCTGAAAGGGGCGTTGTCCATCGTGCTGGCGCTCGGGTGGCTCAATGCCAAAGAAAGTACCTATGTCATCCTACATGCGGCGTCCGATAGCCTGTTCTACTTCCTGCCGATGCTGCTGGCGATTACCGCCGCGCGTAAATTTGAAACTAACATCTTTGTGGCCGTTTCGGTGGCTGGCGCACTGGTTTATCCGACGATTCAGGGGCTGTTTGATGCCGGTCAGCCTGTGACGTTCTTCGGGTTGCCCGTCGTGATGATGAAATACACCTCCTCGGTGATCCCGATTATCTTCAGCGTATGGCTGATGTCATATATCGAGCGTTTCCTGAATCGCCATATTCACGAAAGCGTGCGCAATATCCTGACACCGTTCTTCCTGCTGGTGCTGATGGTGCCGCTCACGCTGATGACCATCGGGCCGATTGGTATTTCGGCCAGTAAGCTCATTGCGTCGGTGTTCGTCGGTATCTATGAGTTCAATCCTATTCTTGCCGGAGCGCTGATGGCGGCGTCATGGCAGATCTTGGTGATCTTTGGCGTTCATTGGGGATTTGTCACCGTCTTCATCAACGATCTTTCCGTCATGGGGCACAGCTACCTTAAAGCGGCCTCCAGCCCGTCAGTCTTTGCCCAGTCTGGCGCACTGCTGGGTGTTATGGTGCGTACCAAAGATAAAAAGCTCAAAGCGTTGGCGGGCAGTACCTTTATCGCGTCGCTGTTTGGCATCACGGAACCCGGTGTATACGGCGTGACGCTGAAGCTGAAAAAACCGTTTATCTGCGCGGTAATCGCCGCTGCCATCGGTGGCGCTATCGTCGGCTATGCGAAAAGTTCAGCGGTCTCGATGGGAATGCCAGGCTTGCTGACGCTGCCGATTTTCTACGGAGAAGGCTTTGTCGGGTTCCTCATCGGGTGTGCGATTGCTTTCGTGGTGAGTTTTGTGCTGACGGTTATTGTTGGGTTTGACGATCCCGCTCAGCCTGTTGAGAAAACGCCCGCCCCAACGCACTCACCAACGGTTAAGCCTGCTGCGTCAGTATCACGCCAACACGCTAATGCCCAACCGCTGAAAGAAGCACCGGCGACGGCTGAACAGTTGGGATCGCCAGTAAAAGGTGAACTGCTCCCACTGGAAGAGGTAAATGACAAGGTATTTTCTTCCGGTGTTGTCGGTCAGGGCATTGCTATTCTGCCGCAGGAAGGCCGTATCTATTCGCCGGTGGATGGCGTGATTGCCAGCACGTTCACCAGCGGCCATGCCGTCGGCATCCTCTCGCAGAATGGGGCGGAAATCCTGATTCATGTCGGCATCAACACGGTACAGCTGGAAGGTCAGCATTATGAAATGCACGTTGCGGAAGGCGACAAGGTGAAGAAAGGCCAACTGCTGCTAGCGTTCGATCTGGAAGCTATCCAGAAGGCAGGCTACGACACGGTGACGCCGATGGTGGTGACGAATGCGGATGAATACCACCTATTCAGTTCAGGTTCCGCACGTCCGTTGGTGGTGGGAGAGACGGTGATCGCGTTGGCGTAATCCAATCAATCAGACGGTGAGGCATGAGCTTACCGTCTGATTTCCTCTATCACCTTATGTTCTATAGCGTTACAACGATTTCCCGTTGCTGTTAATCACATCCTGATACCAGTAGAAGCTGTCTTTACGCCGACGCTCCAGCGTGCCGTTGCCTTCGTCATCACGATCGACATGAATAAAGCCATAGCGTTTTGACATTTGCGCGGTTCCCGCGCTGACCAGATCGATCGGGCCCCAACTGGTGTAGCCCAGCAGCTCAACACCATCGTCAATGGCTTCACGTACCTGAATCAAATGGCGACGCAGGTAATCAATGCGGTAGCTGTCGTGAATGCTGCCATCCTCTTCGACTACGTCGCGTGCACCCAGCCCGTTTTCCACGATGAACAGCGGCTTCTGATAGCGGTCATACAGCTCGTTAAGCAGGAAGCGCAGGCCTTCCGGGTCGATCTGCCAGCCCCATTCGGACGCCTCAAGATGCGGATTTGGAATCAGGCGGATGATATTGCCGCGTGAAGACTGATATTTTTCCGGCTCGAAGGTCGCGCAGCCGCTCATGTAATAGCTGAATGAGACAAAGTCTACGGTGTGGCTCAGGTCGTCTTTATCCTGCGCGGTAATCGTGAGTTCGACGTCATTTTCCCGGAAATAACGCTGAATCCAGGCCGGATAGGTGCCACGTACTTGCACGTCACCGAAGAACAGCCATTCGCGGTTCTTGCTCTGCGCTTCCAGCACGTCTTTCGGGTGGCAGGTCATGGGGTAGCGCACCGCGCCCAACAGCATGTTGCCGATTTTGGCATCCGGTATGATCTCGTGACAGGCTTTTACCGCGCGTGCGCTGGCAACCAACTGATGGTGGATGGCCTGATAAATCTCTTGCTTCGTAGGCTCGCCGCTCAGCCCGATTCCCGTAAAGGGCGAGTGCAGTGCCATGTTGATTTCATTGAAGGTCAGCCAGTGCTTCACTTTGTCTTTGTAGCGGCTGAAAACGGTACGCGCATATTTCTCAAAATGGTCGATGACGGCGCGGTTGCCCCAGCCTCCCAGTTTTTTCACCAGACCGTAAGGCATTTCATAGTGCGACAGCGTAATCAGCGGCTGGATCTGATGCTTTGCCATTTCATCGAACAGGCGATCGTAGAAGGCCAAACCGGCTTCACACGGCTCTGCTTCGTCGCCTTCGGGATAAATGCGCGTCCAGGCGATGGAGGTGCGCAGCACCTTGAATCCCATTTCGGCGAACAGTTGAATATCCTGCGGGTATTGATGATAAAAATCGATTGCCCGATCTTTGATGCAGCTAATGCTCTCATCGCGCTCCGTCACCGGACCATGCACGCCCTTTAGCTGAAGATCGGAGGTGGATACGCCTTTACCGTCTTCATTCCATGCGCCTTCGACCTGGTTTGCTGCGACTGAACCGCCCCATAAAAATCCGTCGGGGAATGCTTTCATGGTATTTCTCCTTATCGTTTTTTACATCATTACGCTGCGCCGGACGCTGGTTCCGCTCAGGGAACTACCGGATGACAGGCAAAAAAAAACTTGGGCAGAAGAGAGTAGTGCTACTCACCTCTGCCCAAGTCTCGCCCGCCATTCGCGGTAACGTCTTGTTAGTACACTATACAATCCTGAATTTCTGCGGCAATGCCCCCGTCTGGTTATGTGACTGCGATCACGACATCTCTGCTGACGCCACATTGGCACAGGGCGGGATGCGATAGCGGAAAGGGTAGGGGCATTTTGGGTTCTTATCCTTGCGTATAAAATCGCTGTATATAAAAAAACATAGCGATTGTGGGATAATGCCGTCCGGTGCCTGACGTCATATTAAGGAGAAAAACAACGTGCATCTGTATATGTTTTATCTGGGAGGCAATGCTGGGAAGTCCAATATCGAAGTTCATGATATCCAGTTTGCAGCGGCTGAGAAGCCAGAGGAAGCTTGGCCCGCACTCCGGGAGGCGTGGTTTGGCGATCCTGATAAAGTGCATATTGACGGATATGCTCGGATCACATGGGCTGATGGTTACAGCGTGACCCTTTCTGAGACGCGACCAACGGACGGTAATAGGCTCTTTTTTGTCAACGCGGGGGCTTATCACCCGTCAACATTGGCAGAGCTGCATGCGTTCGATCTCTTTGTGGCGAAGACGGCACAAGAAGCGAAATCGAAAGGGTTGGCATCATTGCTAAATGGTGCGCTACACCAGCATAAAGACAACCTCAAGGACGTAGATGACTGCCTGTTGCTTGAGAAAATTGGCGGTCTGTATATCCATCTGACCCCTTGTGCAACGGGTGTACCATTCACACCAGAATGGCAAGGCTATCAACCCATCGGCCTCTGATTACCGCATCTTGCCTGTCCTTTCATGAAGCCGGTAGAACGTACTGTAATGGCATACCGGCTTTTCCTCATCGACGTGCATCGCTGAAGCAGCAGATGAACCAGAAGTGAACGGCTGTCCTCCGGTTCTGCACCACCGTGATGCAGCCACGCGGCAAAAAATGCCATCGTTTTCCCTCTCCCACGTTATATCTGGCTGTGCATAACGGTGGCACGCAACTTGCTTCTTAACCTATAGCGATTCCGTCGCTTTGCCTCAACGGTGAGCGAAGCCTCGGTCAGGACAATGGCGTCCACACAATCATGCTTTTCGCATCAAGGCGAGAGCAGGGTTCTGTGGACGTTTTTTTATGGCGTGCCATCTCTGGCCGCCACCCTTATAGGCCGTTGCTCACGCAACGTTAAAAATTTCTCCCGGAAATTTTTTATGCCTGAATTCGCTCAGTGCAGCCCTTCTTTTGGCGGCTGTTGCAACTCAGTCCTACAGGAGTCAGTCATGGATGCCAAATCCTCAGCGTGTGTAAAGAGTGTTTGCCCTTACTGTGGGGTCGGTTGCGGTGTGGTGATGGAAGTAAAAGATAATCGTGTGATCAAGGTATCAGGTGACAAAACGCATCCCACCAACTTTGGTCGACTGTGTACCAAGGGCAACACCAGCGGTCAGGCTCTTGCTGAATCAGGACGGCTGGAGAATGCCTACCTGCGTGCCGATCGTCAGCACGAATCGGTCAGGGTCGATATGGGGCAAGCCATCAAGGAAACCGCGCGACGGTTACGGGCTATTATTGATGTCCACGGCCCCGATGCGGTGTCGCTTTACGTCTCCGGCCAGATGTCGCTGGAATCCCAATATCTGGCGAATAAGCTCGCCAAGGGTTTTATCGGTACGAATAACATAGAATCAAACTCCCGTCTGTGTATGGCCAGTGCAGGTAGCGGCTACAAGCTCTCTTTGGGATCGGACGGGCCGCCGGGTTCCTATCAAGACTTTGACCACGCCGACATCTTTTTCGTTATTGGCGCGAACATGGCCGACTGCCATCCCATTCTTTTTCTGCGCATGATGGATCGCGTTAAAGCAGGGGCTAAGCTCATTGTGGTTGATCCACGTCGCAATGCTACGGCGGACAAAGCGAATCTGTTCCTGCAAATCAAGCCCGGTACGGATTTGGCTTTGCTCAACGGCCTGCTGCATCTGCTTGTCCAGAATGGGCACACCAATCCCGCTTTTATCGCTGAGTTCACCGAAGGATGGGAGGCGATGCCTGAATTCCTTGAAGACTATCCCCCGGAGAAAGTCGCGGAGATCACCGGGCTGCCGGAGGCGGATATCCGCAAGGCGGCGGAGTGGATTGGTACGGCACCGGAGTGGATGAGTTGCTGGACGATGGGGCTTAACCAAAGCACACATGGCACCTGGAATACCAATGCGATCTGCAACCTGCATTTAGCCACTGGCGCGATTTGCCGCACGGGAAGCGGCCCGTTTTCCCTGACGGGGCAGCCCAATGCGATGGGCGGGCGTGAAATGGGCTATATGGGGATGGGATTACCGGGGCAACGCTCTGTGCTGGTGGAGAAAGATCGGGCGGCCATTGAAGCGCTCTGGGGAGTTCCCGCTGGCACGCTGCGCACCGATCTCGGCGGCGGCACCATCGCCATGTTTGAAGACATGATGGCGGGCAAGATCAAGGCGTGCTGGATTATCTGTACGAACCCAGTGGCTACGGTTCCCAACCGCAAGAATGTGATCGCGGGGCTGCAAGCGGCTGAACTGGTTATCACGCAGGATGCGTTTCTCGATACCGAAACTAACCGCTATGCCGATATCCTGCTGCCCGGCGCACTGTGGGCGGAAGCGGAAGGTGTGATGATTAACTCCGAGCGGAATTTGACGCTGATGCAACAGGCCGTTGATCCGCCCGGTGAGGCGATGGCCGATTGGCAAATCATCGCCAGCGTGGCTTGCGAGATGGGCTATGAGCAGGGTTTTCGTTACGATTCGGCATCCGAGGTGTTTGAAGAAATCAAGCAGTTCTGGAACCCGAAGACAGGATACGACATTCGTGGTGCCAGCTATGAACGCTTACGGCAGGCTCCCTTACAGTGGCCTTGTCCCCCTGATGATAAGCACGATCGTCACCCCATTCGCTACCTCAATGACGGCGTGAGCCAGACGCGTAAAGACCTGCCGGACGGCACCCAGCCGTGCCTCGTTTTTGCGACCGAAAGCGGTAAAGGAATATTCCTCCCCCGACCGCATATGTCGCCCGCCGAAATGCCGGATGACGACTTTCAGTTTGTGCTGAATACCGGCCGCTTGCAGCACCAGTGGCACACGATGACGAAAACCGGAAAGATTCCAACGCTCAACAAGCTCAATCCAGGGCCTTTTATCGAAGTGCATCCCGAAGATGCTATCGCGCTCGGTATTCAGGATAAGGATCGTGTGGAGATCCGCTCGCGACGCGGGCGCGCGGTACTCCCCGCCGTGGTGACCAGCCGGGTTCGCCCCGGTAACTGCTTTGCTCCCTTTCACTGGAATGATGTCTTTGGTGACGATCTGGCGATTAACGCCGTCACCAGCGATGCCATTGACCCCATGTCTCAACAGCCTGAATTCAAATTCTCTGCGGTAGCGTTGGCGCGGATTGCTGAACCACCAGCGCCTATTTCTCCTGAACGGGAGAGCCATCTGACTACGGTTCCCGTATCGGAGCAGGCCGAGGCGGGTACGCCGAAAAACGACATCAAGGAACTCGACATGAAACACATTGATGCGCTGACCACGCTACTTGGCCTTGATGCCGCTCCGGCAATGACACTCAGCGCGCCCGAACAGCATTATCTGCAAGGCTATATTGCGGCTCTGCGCACGGACGCATCGAGACTGGCTGGCGGTGTGCCTGTCCTGCCTGCTACGGTACCGCTGGAACCCTCACGACGCCTGATGCTCGACGGCATGCTGGCGGGGCTTTTTGCCCGCACCTGGCTACCCAGTGAGGGTATAACGTTGCTGCCTGCTTCTTCTCCCAGTGTGGCGGCGGCAACCGCGCCATCATCGTCACCTGTGTTGATTTTGTGGGCATCGTCGACCGGCAATGCGGAAGGTTTCGCGGCACAGTGCGCCGAACGTCTGAAGACGGAAGGGCATGCTGTCACCTTGTCCGATATGGACAGCTTCAACAGTGCCAATCTGCCTGCGATGCCGCGTGTGATTTTCATCGCCAGTACATTTGGCGACGGCGATCCTCCCGACAATGGCACCAA includes these proteins:
- the copM gene encoding CopM family metallochaperone codes for the protein MKKVHLLLTAALLVPFLSFAADSAHSGHGSANDASSSQQAYKKGMDAMHSEMMEGMQATDPDIAFAKGMIAHHRGAIDMAKTELQYGKDPELRKLAEEIIKAQQPEIDQMEAWLKKQSKP
- the spy gene encoding ATP-independent periplasmic protein-refolding chaperone Spy, giving the protein MRKLTAMLVASSLALGAAGIAHANDAPKGPGPEHKMMMKEGREHRGMMGPDAMFKELNLTEAQKQQIKDIMKASREKMHKAMQDDRRDMHSLVASDTFDAAKAQAQLDKADAVHKARMLNGLETKNKIYNVLTPEQKKQYNDNFEKRLTQPPKPDDKPVPAE
- a CDS encoding glycoside hydrolase family 1 protein, whose amino-acid sequence is MKAFPDGFLWGGSVAANQVEGAWNEDGKGVSTSDLQLKGVHGPVTERDESISCIKDRAIDFYHQYPQDIQLFAEMGFKVLRTSIAWTRIYPEGDEAEPCEAGLAFYDRLFDEMAKHQIQPLITLSHYEMPYGLVKKLGGWGNRAVIDHFEKYARTVFSRYKDKVKHWLTFNEINMALHSPFTGIGLSGEPTKQEIYQAIHHQLVASARAVKACHEIIPDAKIGNMLLGAVRYPMTCHPKDVLEAQSKNREWLFFGDVQVRGTYPAWIQRYFRENDVELTITAQDKDDLSHTVDFVSFSYYMSGCATFEPEKYQSSRGNIIRLIPNPHLEASEWGWQIDPEGLRFLLNELYDRYQKPLFIVENGLGARDVVEEDGSIHDSYRIDYLRRHLIQVREAIDDGVELLGYTSWGPIDLVSAGTAQMSKRYGFIHVDRDDEGNGTLERRRKDSFYWYQDVINSNGKSL
- a CDS encoding GGDEF domain-containing protein: MNQDLMLKTIKFMPFLFLTTLIVSCLGFRFRVLDELSLFWPANILVFCLMISFRTRKGAIKGKTLSVCIGFLVSYAAMLSAALLMDNNSPLKTKVLLCLCNMVFVVSAWCAFCLLCRFTGKWSTFEKFSKYYVYIIFASTFVGAFLSGVAYGLYAYVYDTGNRYAEFMDWFSEQLGTGIILAFFFLRGKDILRALRNIPLCPKHIRENIFPLLLFIIFLLVSLFFLDASLITLSVIPLTLCAFNYSFPVMSLLCAITGVILNYLYINQVGILIDSNSEAYINSFLTTARLNIAMLIMAMLSVSHFVSMNRRLIKIIESGSRKDALTNTFNRRAFLSMLNGKQNALEYKKKRQLTLLFLDIDYFKQVNDTYGHASGDELIASFSRMLSANIRASDILCRWGGEEFVIAAYDLTAEQSEAMAETLRHLTESTALTLPDGREIHFTVSIGVAVFAQYEGDNIDDLIGLADEQLYKAKAQGRNRICMRLVEDA
- a CDS encoding NADPH-dependent 2,4-dienoyl-CoA reductase produces the protein MTAYPTLLSPLDLGFTTLKNRVVMGSMHTGLEEHPDGTERLAAFYRERAQGGVGLIVTGGIAPNAKGAVAKGGATLHDEAQLTHHRALTQAVHNAGGKIALQILHAGRYSYQPEPVAPSAIQAPINRFAPREMSTQEIVQTINDFARCAALAQQAGYDGVEIMGSEGYLINQFLVTHTNHRDDEWGGDFQRRSRFALEIVRAVRERTGPNFILIYRLSMLDLIEEGSSWQEIVQLAQAIEQAGATLINTGIGWHEARIPTIATLVPRGAFGWVTQKLMGKVRIPLITTNRINDPGVAEQLLAEGCADMVSMARPFLADAELVAKAQSGRADEINTCIGCNQACLDQIFAGKITSCLVNPRACHETELPIQPARVGKRFAVVGAGPAGMAFAVNAAARGHQITLFESSSYIGGQFNIAKQVPGKAEFYETLRYYRRQLELLGVTLRLSTQATAADLLGFDDVILACGIVPRTPAIAGIDHPRVLSYLDVLRDKKPVGKRVAIIGAGGIGFDTAHYLLHNNLLHNNDLLKNKHHGSFYAEWGIDTQLQHRGGLLPHQSGELPHQRDITLLQRKSGKPGENLGKTTGWIHRTTLLRHGVTLLGGVEYHHIDDEGLHIIHDQQMRCLPVDNIIICAGQEPNRKLYEPLLTAGCHVHLIGGADVVQELDARRAIDQATRLALTL
- a CDS encoding beta-glucoside-specific PTS transporter subunit IIABC — translated: MNSKVLAENILELVGGETNVSTLVHCATRLRFKIVDHSKVDVAALEALDGVITVVNASGQLQVVIGNRVPEVYRAFGSISKLLEDGDGKRQATESEQSTSAMGRLIDLVAGIFTPLLGAMAAAGVLKGALSIVLALGWLNAKESTYVILHAASDSLFYFLPMLLAITAARKFETNIFVAVSVAGALVYPTIQGLFDAGQPVTFFGLPVVMMKYTSSVIPIIFSVWLMSYIERFLNRHIHESVRNILTPFFLLVLMVPLTLMTIGPIGISASKLIASVFVGIYEFNPILAGALMAASWQILVIFGVHWGFVTVFINDLSVMGHSYLKAASSPSVFAQSGALLGVMVRTKDKKLKALAGSTFIASLFGITEPGVYGVTLKLKKPFICAVIAAAIGGAIVGYAKSSAVSMGMPGLLTLPIFYGEGFVGFLIGCAIAFVVSFVLTVIVGFDDPAQPVEKTPAPTHSPTVKPAASVSRQHANAQPLKEAPATAEQLGSPVKGELLPLEEVNDKVFSSGVVGQGIAILPQEGRIYSPVDGVIASTFTSGHAVGILSQNGAEILIHVGINTVQLEGQHYEMHVAEGDKVKKGQLLLAFDLEAIQKAGYDTVTPMVVTNADEYHLFSSGSARPLVVGETVIALA
- a CDS encoding DUF1543 domain-containing protein, which encodes MHLYMFYLGGNAGKSNIEVHDIQFAAAEKPEEAWPALREAWFGDPDKVHIDGYARITWADGYSVTLSETRPTDGNRLFFVNAGAYHPSTLAELHAFDLFVAKTAQEAKSKGLASLLNGALHQHKDNLKDVDDCLLLEKIGGLYIHLTPCATGVPFTPEWQGYQPIGL